Proteins encoded by one window of Halomonas sp. SH5A2:
- a CDS encoding electron transfer flavoprotein subunit beta/FixA family protein — MKVLVAVKRVIDYNVKIRVKADHSDVDLTNVKMAMNPFCEIAVEEAVRLKEKGVATEVVAVTVGPKAAQEQLRTALALGADRAIHIETDERAESLAVAKLLAKVVDEEQPGMVILGKQAIDTDNNQTGQMLAALTNLPQGTFASEVAVDGDKIHVTREIDGGLQTIALTLPAIVTTDLRLNEPRYAKLPDIMKAKKKPMDVKTPADYGVEVASKVSLVKVESPAERKGGIKVASVDELIDKLKNEAKVL; from the coding sequence ATGAAAGTACTTGTCGCGGTGAAACGCGTCATCGACTACAACGTCAAAATTCGTGTCAAAGCGGATCACTCGGACGTCGACCTGACCAACGTCAAAATGGCCATGAACCCTTTCTGCGAAATTGCCGTGGAAGAGGCCGTGCGCCTGAAAGAGAAGGGCGTCGCCACGGAAGTGGTCGCTGTGACGGTCGGCCCCAAAGCGGCCCAGGAACAGCTGCGCACTGCGCTTGCGCTGGGGGCAGATCGCGCCATTCATATCGAGACTGACGAGCGCGCCGAATCACTGGCGGTGGCCAAGCTGCTGGCCAAGGTGGTCGATGAAGAGCAGCCGGGCATGGTCATCCTCGGCAAGCAGGCCATCGACACCGACAATAACCAGACCGGCCAGATGCTCGCCGCGTTGACCAACCTGCCCCAGGGCACCTTTGCGTCAGAGGTAGCCGTCGACGGTGACAAGATTCACGTGACGCGGGAAATCGATGGTGGCCTGCAGACGATTGCGTTGACGCTGCCAGCGATTGTCACGACCGACTTGCGCCTTAACGAGCCGCGCTATGCCAAGCTGCCGGATATCATGAAAGCCAAGAAAAAGCCCATGGACGTGAAGACCCCCGCCGATTACGGTGTCGAGGTGGCCTCCAAGGTGAGCCTGGTGAAAGTCGAATCCCCCGCCGAACGCAAGGGCGGTATCAAAGTGGCCTCGGTCGACGAGTTGATCGACAAACTGAAAAACGAAGCCAAGGTTCTTTAA
- a CDS encoding electron transfer flavoprotein-ubiquinone oxidoreductase, translated as MDNVERDVMDFDVVIVGAGPSGLAAACRLMQQANDAEQELTVCVVEKGSEVGAHILSGAVFEPRALNELFPDWQERGAPLNTPAIRDDVYLLKDADKAQKLPNALVPKSMHNTGGDLTRYVISAGNLCRWLAEQAEALGVEIFPGFAAQEAIVEDDAVRGILIGDMGVAADGSPKDGHMPGMELRAKYTLFAEGARGHIGKRLIKDFSLDAGRDPQHYGIGLKELWDVPADKHEPGVVLHGSGWPLDNNAHGGWFLYHAENQQVVVGLIMDLSYQNPWLSPFDEFQRMKHHPVLSQYLEGGKRVAYGARAITKGGFNCLPKMTFPGGLLIGCDAGTLNFAKIKGLHTAMKSGMVAAESVFEAIKGGDEGAQELTSFTDKWEASWAYQELKDSASFGPAIHKYGTVGGGAYNFANQLLGNKLPNLHDTTTDHGALKPADECEKIDYPKPDGKLSFDKPSSVFLSNTNHEENQPCHLRLDDPDLPIRDNLPKYAEPAQRYCPVGVYEVVEDDQGEPRFQINFQNCIHCKTCDIKDPAQNITWVAPEGGGGPNYPNM; from the coding sequence GTGGATAACGTTGAACGCGATGTGATGGACTTTGACGTGGTCATCGTCGGGGCTGGCCCATCAGGACTGGCAGCGGCATGCCGTCTAATGCAGCAGGCCAACGACGCGGAGCAGGAATTGACCGTCTGCGTGGTTGAAAAAGGCTCGGAAGTCGGCGCGCATATTCTGTCCGGCGCGGTGTTTGAACCCCGCGCCCTCAACGAACTGTTTCCTGACTGGCAAGAGCGCGGCGCGCCGCTCAATACGCCCGCCATCCGCGATGATGTTTACCTGCTGAAAGATGCTGACAAGGCGCAGAAACTGCCCAACGCCCTGGTGCCCAAGAGCATGCATAACACCGGCGGCGACCTTACCCGCTACGTGATCAGTGCCGGCAATTTATGCCGCTGGCTGGCAGAGCAGGCAGAAGCCTTGGGCGTGGAGATATTCCCGGGCTTTGCCGCCCAGGAAGCCATCGTTGAAGACGATGCGGTACGCGGCATTCTGATCGGCGACATGGGCGTGGCCGCCGATGGCTCGCCAAAAGATGGTCACATGCCCGGCATGGAACTGCGTGCGAAATACACCCTGTTTGCCGAAGGCGCTCGTGGTCATATCGGTAAACGCTTGATCAAGGATTTTTCCCTCGACGCCGGGCGCGACCCACAGCACTACGGCATCGGCCTGAAGGAGCTTTGGGACGTGCCTGCCGACAAGCATGAACCTGGCGTCGTCCTGCACGGCTCCGGCTGGCCGCTGGACAACAATGCGCATGGTGGCTGGTTCCTCTATCACGCTGAAAACCAGCAGGTGGTGGTCGGGCTGATCATGGACCTGAGTTACCAGAACCCCTGGCTGTCACCGTTCGACGAATTCCAGCGCATGAAGCATCACCCGGTGCTCAGCCAATATCTGGAAGGCGGAAAACGTGTCGCCTACGGTGCCCGGGCGATCACCAAAGGCGGCTTTAACTGCCTGCCTAAAATGACCTTCCCAGGCGGCCTGCTCATCGGCTGCGATGCCGGCACGCTCAACTTTGCCAAGATCAAGGGTCTGCACACCGCCATGAAGTCGGGCATGGTGGCGGCAGAAAGCGTGTTTGAAGCGATCAAAGGCGGCGACGAAGGCGCCCAGGAGCTGACGAGCTTCACCGACAAATGGGAAGCCAGCTGGGCGTATCAAGAGCTGAAAGACAGCGCCAGCTTCGGCCCGGCCATTCATAAATACGGCACTGTTGGCGGCGGCGCGTATAATTTTGCCAATCAGCTATTGGGCAACAAGCTCCCCAACCTTCACGATACGACCACCGATCACGGGGCTCTCAAGCCCGCCGACGAGTGCGAGAAAATCGACTACCCCAAACCCGACGGCAAGCTATCGTTCGACAAACCTTCATCGGTGTTCCTGTCCAACACCAATCACGAAGAAAACCAACCTTGCCACCTTCGCTTGGACGATCCTGACCTACCGATTCGCGACAATCTGCCCAAGTACGCCGAACCCGCGCAGCGCTACTGTCCGGTAGGTGTCTACGAAGTCGTCGAAGATGATCAGGGCGAGCCTCGCTTTCAGATCAACTTCCAGAACTGCATCCACTGCAAGACCTGCGACATCAAGGACCCTGCTCAGAACATTACCTGGGTAGCACCGGAGGGCGGCGGCGGTCCCAATTACCCGAATATGTAG
- a CDS encoding TatD family hydrolase, producing MFVDSHCHLDRLSDATHNGNLAATLEAARSAGVNQFLAISVTLEDMPRLADIARAHEDVVISAGQHPLHDAPVEPSVSDIQEAAEQFGAVAIGETGLDYHYADRVPVAVQHERFKRHLIAAHELELPVVVHTRDAKEDTLALLREHSDPRVGGVLHCFTEDIEMARDAVRLGFYISLSGIVTFRNAESLRTLACQLPLDRLLIETDSPYLAPVPYRGKPNEPAWVVEVAECIAEARGISVDEVAMQTTANFYRLFRNAVPDAPEQVQQALSEAGLLAKTSG from the coding sequence ATGTTTGTTGATTCCCACTGTCATCTGGACCGCCTATCCGACGCCACGCACAACGGCAACCTCGCGGCAACGCTCGAGGCTGCCCGCAGCGCCGGCGTTAACCAGTTTCTTGCCATCTCCGTGACGCTTGAGGACATGCCCAGGCTTGCCGACATCGCCAGAGCGCACGAGGACGTCGTGATATCAGCGGGACAGCATCCTCTCCATGACGCACCGGTCGAACCCAGTGTCAGCGATATCCAGGAGGCTGCCGAGCAGTTCGGTGCGGTGGCCATCGGCGAGACGGGCCTTGACTACCATTATGCTGACCGCGTGCCGGTAGCGGTTCAGCACGAACGCTTCAAGCGCCACTTGATCGCCGCCCATGAGCTCGAATTGCCCGTGGTGGTGCATACCCGCGATGCCAAAGAAGATACCCTGGCCTTGCTGCGTGAACACAGCGACCCGCGAGTCGGGGGCGTGCTCCACTGCTTTACCGAAGATATCGAGATGGCGCGTGACGCCGTGCGATTAGGCTTTTATATTTCGTTATCAGGGATTGTCACCTTCCGCAATGCTGAGTCGCTGCGCACCCTGGCGTGCCAACTGCCGCTTGACCGGCTGCTGATCGAAACCGATAGCCCCTATTTGGCACCGGTGCCGTATCGTGGCAAACCCAATGAGCCTGCCTGGGTGGTTGAAGTGGCTGAGTGCATTGCCGAGGCGCGTGGCATCAGTGTTGATGAAGTCGCCATGCAGACCACGGCCAATTTCTATCGGCTATTTCGTAATGCCGTCCCCGACGCCCCCGAACAGGTTCAGCAAGCGTTGTCAGAAGCGGGACTATTGGCTAAGACGAGTGGTTGA
- a CDS encoding electron transfer flavoprotein subunit alpha/FixB family protein: protein MSILVLADLHEGQLAGATAHVVAAAKAIGGDIDVLVAGEGVKAAAEAAAKLDGVSKVRVADNAVYAHQLAEPMGALLVELVDGYTHVLASASTTGKNVLPRLAALKDVSQLSDVLAVDSADTFKRPIYAGNAIATVKSDDALKVITVRTTGFDAVGDGGSAPIEAVDTVVDNAQSSFVKQELAESDRPELGGAKVVISGGRGMGNGENFKLLDGIADKLGAAIGASRAAVDAGFVPNDMQVGQTGKIVAPDLYIAVGISGAIQHLAGMKDSKVIVAINKDDEAPIFQVADYGLVGDLFEILPELESKL from the coding sequence ATGAGCATTTTGGTACTTGCCGACTTGCACGAAGGCCAACTGGCCGGGGCCACGGCCCACGTCGTGGCGGCGGCTAAAGCCATTGGTGGCGATATCGACGTTCTTGTCGCCGGTGAAGGCGTCAAAGCCGCGGCCGAGGCTGCCGCCAAGCTCGACGGCGTGAGTAAAGTGCGCGTCGCGGATAACGCCGTTTACGCCCACCAGCTCGCTGAGCCCATGGGCGCGCTGCTGGTCGAACTGGTTGATGGCTACACCCACGTGCTGGCCAGCGCCTCCACCACCGGCAAAAACGTGCTACCGCGCCTGGCGGCCTTGAAAGATGTCAGCCAGCTTTCTGATGTTCTCGCCGTGGATAGCGCTGACACCTTCAAGCGCCCGATTTACGCCGGTAACGCCATTGCGACCGTCAAGAGCGACGACGCGCTGAAAGTCATCACCGTGCGTACCACCGGCTTCGATGCCGTGGGCGACGGCGGCAGCGCCCCCATCGAAGCCGTTGATACCGTGGTCGACAACGCCCAGTCCAGTTTCGTCAAACAGGAACTGGCCGAGTCGGACCGCCCGGAGCTTGGCGGTGCCAAGGTCGTCATCTCTGGCGGTCGCGGCATGGGCAATGGCGAGAACTTCAAGCTGCTCGACGGCATTGCCGACAAGCTGGGGGCGGCGATTGGTGCCTCCCGCGCCGCAGTTGATGCCGGCTTTGTCCCCAACGATATGCAGGTCGGCCAGACCGGCAAGATCGTTGCCCCGGATCTGTATATCGCCGTGGGGATCTCTGGCGCCATTCAGCACCTGGCGGGCATGAAAGACTCCAAGGTGATCGTTGCGATCAACAAAGATGATGAAGCACCCATCTTCCAGGTCGCCGATTATGGCCTGGTGGGCGATCTGTTCGAGATCCTCCCGGAGCTGGAAAGTAAGCTGTAA
- the nrdI gene encoding class Ib ribonucleoside-diphosphate reductase assembly flavoprotein NrdI, which translates to MLADGRTPSMVGNLVYFSTKSGNTHRFIEKVGLAAQRLPLSREAPVPQVDQPYILVTPTYGGGQAKGAVPGQVIRFLNYEHNRHLIRGVIAAGNTNFGDAYGLAGRIIAEKCQVPLLYRFELFGTDEDVAKVREGVEEFWKRQP; encoded by the coding sequence ATGCTGGCAGATGGACGCACGCCCTCCATGGTCGGCAACCTGGTGTACTTTTCCACCAAATCAGGCAATACCCACCGTTTTATTGAAAAAGTAGGTCTGGCCGCCCAGCGCTTGCCGCTTAGTCGGGAAGCGCCGGTACCCCAGGTGGATCAGCCTTACATTCTGGTAACGCCCACCTACGGTGGCGGCCAGGCCAAGGGCGCGGTGCCGGGCCAGGTGATCCGGTTCCTGAATTACGAACACAATCGCCACCTGATACGCGGGGTGATTGCCGCGGGTAATACCAACTTTGGCGACGCGTATGGCTTGGCGGGCCGCATCATTGCGGAAAAATGCCAGGTACCGTTGCTTTATCGATTCGAACTGTTTGGCACTGACGAAGACGTCGCCAAGGTCCGTGAAGGAGTAGAAGAGTTTTGGAAACGACAACCCTAG
- the nrdH gene encoding glutaredoxin-like protein NrdH, translating into MEIQIYSKPACVQCTATYRALDKQGLPYTVIDITAESGAREEVEALGYRQLPVVVAGEDHWSGFRPDRIQALA; encoded by the coding sequence ATGGAAATTCAAATTTATAGCAAGCCTGCCTGTGTTCAATGCACCGCCACCTATCGCGCGCTGGATAAGCAGGGGCTTCCGTACACTGTGATTGATATCACCGCCGAATCGGGCGCGCGTGAAGAAGTCGAAGCACTGGGCTATCGTCAACTGCCCGTGGTCGTTGCCGGTGAAGACCACTGGTCAGGCTTTCGTCCAGACCGCATCCAAGCCCTGGCGTAA
- a CDS encoding PilZ domain-containing protein, whose amino-acid sequence MATQKALSLTVPDVPTLLSAYMPFLDRGGMFIPTRSHYDLGQTVYLLLTLPGESERLSLSGEVIWVSPDGVSGRRMPGIGIHFHAQDYRVRDRIETLLAGQLDKAAPSFTL is encoded by the coding sequence ATGGCAACGCAAAAAGCGCTTTCCCTCACGGTGCCCGATGTGCCCACGTTACTGTCTGCCTATATGCCTTTTCTCGATCGTGGCGGCATGTTCATCCCCACACGAAGCCACTATGATCTGGGCCAGACCGTCTATTTACTGCTGACGTTGCCAGGGGAAAGTGAGCGCCTTTCGCTGAGTGGCGAGGTGATCTGGGTGTCTCCCGACGGTGTCAGCGGTCGGCGCATGCCGGGGATCGGCATCCACTTCCACGCGCAGGATTATCGGGTGCGTGACCGTATTGAAACCCTTCTGGCGGGGCAGTTGGACAAAGCTGCGCCCTCATTTACTCTTTAA
- a CDS encoding superoxide dismutase, with translation MAHTLPELPYAYDALEPHIDAMTMEIHHSRHHNTYVTNLNAALEGTGLEDVPVEELVSNLDRVPEDKRQPVINNGGGHANHSMFWQMMSPNGGGQPQGGVAKAIDAELGGFEAFQEAFKKAALGRFGSGWAWLSVTPEKKLVVENTLNQDSPLMHGNTPVLGLDVWEHAYYLKYQNKRPDYVAAFFNVVNWEDVERRYQAAIA, from the coding sequence ATGGCACATACACTTCCAGAGTTACCCTACGCGTACGATGCGCTTGAACCGCACATTGATGCGATGACCATGGAGATCCACCATTCTCGTCACCACAACACCTATGTCACCAACCTGAATGCCGCGCTGGAAGGCACCGGGCTTGAAGATGTCCCGGTGGAAGAGCTCGTGTCCAACCTGGACCGTGTTCCGGAAGACAAGCGTCAGCCCGTTATCAACAACGGTGGCGGCCATGCCAACCACTCCATGTTTTGGCAAATGATGTCGCCTAACGGCGGCGGTCAGCCACAAGGTGGTGTTGCCAAGGCTATCGATGCTGAACTTGGCGGCTTTGAAGCCTTCCAGGAAGCGTTCAAAAAAGCAGCGCTTGGTCGTTTCGGTAGTGGCTGGGCTTGGTTGTCCGTAACGCCTGAGAAAAAACTGGTCGTTGAGAATACATTGAACCAGGACAGCCCGCTAATGCACGGTAATACCCCGGTGCTGGGTCTGGATGTCTGGGAGCATGCGTACTACCTCAAGTACCAGAACAAGCGCCCCGACTACGTCGCCGCTTTCTTTAACGTAGTGAACTGGGAAGACGTTGAACGTCGCTACCAAGCGGCTATCGCTTAA
- a CDS encoding ATP-dependent helicase — MKLTAEQQAVIHHAQGHARVAAVAGAGKTTTMAARVHHLLARGVPPKRILVLMFNRSAREDFQRRLASMAPPGQALPDVRTFHSLGHRLTQSLCRWGVLDSRRLLSAEWQLERLLRQASLNVLSDAVERRDAALEGDRLETLAHFCGLVKAEMLTPEALFDRLNYDPDTDYFPAAFNEAERLLRSEGVMTYADLLYRPLQALEADSALRSRVEGFLDHVIIDEYQDINAAQQRLLAVLAGKRASVMAVGDANQCIYEWRGARPDTMLENFTATFGEATDYPLSTTFRHGHALALAANHAIAANQRRPDQLCLAAAHNPDTRLSVGQGGRQLLDALIDWQAQGRVLSDVSLLVRSWALSVPFQLALLQAGIPFRLAREDRFVFRLPLVQALAGYLKLSRRPTLLQDPEQLTLLLAQPTPFVARERLQRLAQQLASRQAWPENHDPVLSDLKPIQRRTLKKRWALLCELPQLSAWPPAKLLQHVVDTIEAEKTLKRAAARRDKGEEDVRLLDVLIEQAQSVSDPDAFIELLERPVENQAAGVLISTVHGAKGLEWPFVAVAGVNEEDFPYYSRDNPLTDDRLEEERRLFYVAITRSKEQLLVLHDGGAHRPSRFITESAWQDSMQVAACLANDNTPSSALTVTAPSLVGRYLSQLGRDDIELAAPEVQAPQAAYTASAFYPGQRLHHAVFGEGEVATVEGNPSDPVIDVRFDQAGRRRLIASRAPIERLA, encoded by the coding sequence GTGAAGCTAACCGCTGAACAGCAAGCCGTCATTCATCACGCCCAGGGGCATGCCCGCGTAGCAGCGGTGGCCGGCGCCGGTAAAACCACCACCATGGCAGCACGTGTTCACCACCTGCTCGCCCGCGGTGTTCCGCCCAAGCGCATTCTGGTGCTGATGTTTAATCGTTCCGCACGGGAAGATTTTCAGCGTCGGTTGGCAAGTATGGCTCCCCCTGGCCAGGCGCTACCTGACGTTCGTACCTTCCATTCGCTGGGTCATCGGCTGACGCAAAGCCTGTGCCGCTGGGGCGTTCTGGATTCGCGTCGACTGTTGTCGGCGGAATGGCAGCTGGAGCGTTTGCTCCGCCAGGCCAGCCTGAATGTGCTCAGCGATGCCGTTGAGCGCCGTGATGCGGCGCTGGAAGGCGACCGGCTCGAGACGCTGGCCCACTTTTGTGGTCTGGTTAAAGCCGAAATGCTGACGCCAGAAGCGCTTTTTGATCGTCTCAATTACGACCCCGATACCGATTATTTTCCCGCCGCCTTCAACGAGGCCGAGCGCCTGCTGCGTAGTGAAGGCGTGATGACCTATGCGGATTTGCTTTACCGTCCGCTGCAAGCCCTCGAGGCCGATAGCGCCTTACGTAGCCGGGTAGAGGGTTTTCTGGACCACGTCATTATCGATGAGTATCAGGATATCAATGCGGCCCAGCAGCGCCTGCTGGCTGTTCTGGCGGGTAAGCGGGCATCCGTCATGGCGGTCGGTGATGCCAATCAGTGTATCTACGAGTGGCGCGGCGCGCGGCCTGATACCATGCTGGAAAACTTTACCGCCACCTTTGGTGAAGCGACCGATTACCCTCTCTCGACCACGTTTCGCCACGGCCACGCCCTGGCGCTGGCGGCCAACCATGCGATTGCCGCCAACCAGCGTCGGCCGGACCAGCTATGTTTGGCAGCGGCCCACAATCCGGATACCCGCTTGTCAGTGGGGCAGGGCGGACGACAGCTGCTGGATGCGTTGATCGACTGGCAGGCGCAGGGCCGCGTGTTAAGCGACGTGAGTCTCCTGGTGCGCAGTTGGGCGCTTTCGGTGCCGTTCCAACTGGCGCTTTTGCAGGCTGGCATCCCCTTTCGGCTGGCCCGCGAAGACCGCTTTGTGTTTCGCCTGCCGCTGGTGCAGGCGTTGGCCGGGTATTTAAAACTTTCCCGTCGCCCGACATTGCTGCAAGACCCCGAACAGCTCACCTTGCTGCTCGCCCAGCCCACGCCATTCGTGGCCCGCGAGCGCCTGCAGCGGCTGGCCCAGCAGCTCGCCAGCCGTCAAGCGTGGCCGGAAAATCACGATCCAGTGCTCAGTGATTTAAAACCCATCCAGCGGCGCACGCTGAAAAAACGCTGGGCGTTGCTGTGCGAACTGCCGCAACTCAGTGCATGGCCGCCAGCCAAGCTCTTGCAGCACGTCGTGGATACCATCGAGGCCGAGAAAACCCTGAAGCGCGCCGCAGCCCGGCGCGATAAAGGCGAAGAAGACGTGCGCTTGCTGGACGTGCTTATTGAGCAGGCGCAAAGCGTTTCAGACCCGGATGCGTTTATCGAGTTGTTGGAGCGCCCGGTAGAGAATCAAGCCGCGGGGGTGCTGATCAGCACCGTTCACGGCGCCAAGGGGCTTGAGTGGCCCTTTGTTGCTGTTGCGGGGGTCAATGAGGAAGATTTTCCTTATTACAGCCGGGATAACCCGCTCACCGACGACCGTCTGGAAGAAGAGCGGCGGCTGTTTTATGTCGCGATCACGCGCTCGAAAGAACAGTTGCTTGTGCTTCACGACGGCGGGGCGCATCGGCCCAGTCGCTTTATTACCGAAAGCGCCTGGCAGGACAGCATGCAGGTCGCCGCCTGCCTGGCAAACGACAACACGCCATCGTCGGCGCTGACAGTCACGGCGCCATCCCTCGTGGGACGTTACCTGAGCCAGCTTGGGCGTGATGACATTGAGTTGGCCGCGCCCGAGGTTCAAGCTCCCCAGGCGGCCTACACCGCAAGCGCGTTCTATCCCGGCCAGCGGTTGCACCATGCGGTGTTCGGCGAAGGCGAAGTAGCCACCGTGGAAGGTAACCCAAGCGACCCGGTGATCGATGTGCGCTTTGATCAAGCGGGGCGGCGACGGCTGATCGCCAGCCGTGCACCCATCGAGCGGCTGGCCTGA
- a CDS encoding DUF1285 domain-containing protein, whose product MNIDRLLDYRQGASSIPPLDDWQPALSGDMDIRIDAQGGWWHEGAPFARASVARLLSTLLRHDAEGYCLVTPIERWRIQVDDRPLVAVEADFRDDAWWLTTQFDDVVRLDAEHPLTLSETPQGDQVPEIAVRFGLAARLHRHVYYQLADVAELRDEGAGRQALSVYSAGHWHPIGYLEGHELDGLSPGEGS is encoded by the coding sequence ATGAACATAGACCGATTGCTCGATTATCGTCAGGGTGCTTCCAGCATACCGCCACTCGATGACTGGCAGCCCGCCTTGTCAGGCGATATGGATATACGCATCGATGCCCAGGGTGGCTGGTGGCACGAAGGAGCGCCTTTTGCCCGTGCCAGCGTCGCGCGTTTGCTGTCGACCTTGCTGCGTCATGATGCCGAGGGCTATTGCCTGGTCACGCCTATCGAACGCTGGCGTATTCAGGTGGACGACCGGCCGTTGGTCGCCGTGGAAGCCGATTTTCGTGACGATGCATGGTGGTTGACCACGCAGTTTGACGACGTTGTGCGTCTAGATGCCGAGCACCCCTTGACGTTGAGCGAGACGCCCCAGGGAGACCAAGTGCCGGAAATTGCCGTACGTTTCGGGCTGGCAGCGAGGCTGCATCGTCATGTTTACTACCAGCTCGCCGATGTCGCCGAATTACGCGATGAAGGGGCCGGTAGACAGGCGCTGAGTGTCTACAGCGCCGGTCACTGGCACCCCATCGGCTATCTTGAAGGGCATGAGCTGGATGGGTTATCGCCCGGCGAGGGGTCGTGA
- a CDS encoding DNA polymerase III subunit delta': MGLSGVLPWHASTWQQLGQLADTGRMPHALLFSGEHGVGKQRLAEALIARTMCATPGEQACGQCRSCQLLASGYHPDLLRISPEEGKRQIRIDTIRDVNRFVSQTAQQGGYRVIVISPAEAMNVAASNALLKSLEEPGDRTLFILLADVPSRVLPTIRSRCQQWPLPSVALADCLGWLTEQLASEDEARFWWQVSGGLPLSAVELAAPEARALRQQLHDCFEQLVRGGEPVSEAARLDRQAIDTILWYGIAWLEDLIRLGLSGSTSSLRNPDLLPLYRQAVKNARVRDWFKLLDYAREQRRLLAVGANPNPQLVLEAWLVRWSALLRS; this comes from the coding sequence ATGGGACTGAGCGGTGTGCTGCCCTGGCATGCATCGACTTGGCAGCAGTTAGGCCAACTGGCGGACACCGGGCGGATGCCCCATGCGCTGCTTTTCAGCGGCGAGCATGGCGTCGGCAAGCAACGCCTGGCGGAGGCGCTGATTGCCCGAACGATGTGTGCCACCCCTGGGGAGCAGGCCTGTGGCCAATGCCGTAGTTGTCAACTGCTGGCCTCCGGCTACCATCCCGATTTGCTGCGCATTTCGCCGGAAGAAGGCAAGCGCCAGATTCGCATTGATACCATTCGTGACGTCAATCGCTTTGTCTCGCAAACCGCGCAGCAGGGGGGCTATAGGGTCATCGTTATCTCGCCTGCTGAAGCCATGAACGTGGCCGCTTCAAACGCGCTGTTGAAAAGCCTGGAAGAGCCGGGCGATCGAACATTATTTATCCTGTTGGCGGACGTGCCGTCGAGAGTGCTGCCGACCATTCGCTCGCGCTGTCAGCAGTGGCCGCTACCCAGCGTTGCTTTAGCCGATTGTCTGGGCTGGCTGACTGAGCAGTTGGCAAGCGAGGACGAAGCGCGCTTCTGGTGGCAGGTGTCGGGAGGGTTGCCGTTAAGCGCGGTCGAGCTGGCTGCCCCCGAGGCGCGCGCCTTGCGTCAGCAGCTGCATGACTGTTTCGAGCAGCTGGTGCGGGGCGGGGAGCCGGTGTCGGAAGCCGCGCGATTAGACCGTCAGGCGATAGATACGATTTTATGGTACGGTATCGCCTGGCTTGAAGACCTGATCAGGCTGGGGCTGTCCGGCTCCACCTCCTCCCTGCGCAATCCCGATTTACTTCCGCTTTACCGTCAAGCGGTGAAAAATGCCCGGGTACGGGACTGGTTTAAACTGCTGGACTATGCCCGCGAGCAGCGCCGCTTGCTCGCCGTTGGTGCCAACCCCAATCCGCAGCTTGTGCTGGAAGCGTGGCTGGTGCGCTGGTCGGCATTACTCCGCTCCTAG